The following proteins come from a genomic window of Solea solea chromosome 3, fSolSol10.1, whole genome shotgun sequence:
- the lum gene encoding lumican: MCTLHVPLLAILVSVALCQYYDYDYPPVSVLGPSGPNCHQECDCPVTFPSAMYCDSRKLKVVPVVPTGIKYLYLQNNQIEEIKAGVFDNVTAGLRWLVLDNNQITNGKIEKGTIDKLTALEKLFFSYNNLTEPIIPPSKSLDELKMMHNKLNKFPSGLLSDKENLTFISLQHNQLTSEAIAGAFKGSKKLMSLDVSHNKLKKLPAGVPSSLEILYADYNDIEGVGTGYLNKLPKLQYLRISHNKLVDSGIPSGVFNVSTLVELDLSFNKLKSIPEIHEQLEQLYLQANEINKIDLSSFCKYIGPSNYSHLKHLRLDANNVTSSNFPIDYSQCLRQNPDIMFE, translated from the exons ATGTGTACTCTACACGTTCCTCTATTGGCCATACTGGTCAGTGTGGCCCTGTGCCAGTATTATGACTACGACTACCCGCCTGTCTCCGTGCTAGGACCCTCAGGGCCCAACTGTCATCAGGAATGTGACTGCCCGGTGACTTTCCCCTCTGCCATGTACTGTGACAGCCGCAAGCTCAAGGTTGTTCCTGTTGTCCCGACCGGGATCAAGTACCTTTACCTCCAGAACAACCAGATTGAAGAGATCAAGGCTGGAGTGTTTGATAATGTCACTGCTGGACTTCGCTGGCTCGTACTTGACAACAACCAGATCACCAATGGTAAGATCGAAAAGGGAACGATCGACAAGCTCACTGCCCTGGAGAAACTCTTCTTCAGCTACAACAACCTCACAGAGCCCATCATCCCTCCCTCAAAATCCCTTGATGAGCTGAAAATGATGCACAACAAGTTGAACAAGTTCCCTTCTGGACTCTTGTCTGACAAAGAAAATTTGACCTTCATCAGTCTTCAGCACAATCAGCTCACCTCTGAAGCCATTGCAGGGGCATTCAAAGGGTCAAAGAAGCTGATGTCCCTCGATGTGAGCCACAACAAGCTGAAGAAGCTGCCAGCTGGTGTCCCCAGTTCACTGGAAATCCTGTATGCTGACTACAACGACATTGAAGGTGTTGGGACTGGATACCTCAACAAGCTTCCCAAACTGCAGTACCTGAGGATCTCCCACAACAAGCTGGTGGACTCTGGGATCCCCTCTGGAGTTTTCAATGTGTCAACTCTGGTGGAGTTGGACCTGTCTTTCAACAAGCTGAAGTCCATCCCTGAGATCCACGAGCAGCTTGAGCAACTCTACCTCCAGGCCAACGAGATCAACA AGATCGATCTGTCAAGTTTCTGCAAGTACATTGGACCCAGTAACTACTCCCATCTGAAGCATCTGCGTCTGGATGCCAACAACGTCACATCCAGCAACTTCCCGATCGATTACTCCCAGTGCCTGCGCCAAAATCCAGATATCATGTTTGAATAG